The Pseudophaeobacter arcticus DSM 23566 genome contains the following window.
ATAGGGTTTGGGCGATTTCGACCCTTCGGGTTCCTCGATACCAGCGCCCAGATCGGCAAGCCGCTGCGCGACTTCTTCGCCGTTGCTGACGTCCCAACCGCTGTCAAAGGCGGAAAACATCAACGCGCGGTCGTCGGAATACATCTTTTCGGCACCGACAGCCAAACAGCAATCGCCATTGCCCGCCTTAAGGAAATCCACCGCCAGCTTGAAGCCGGTCGAGGCGCTGGCGCAGGCGTTTTCGACATTCACCACCGGAATGCCCTGAATGCCCATTTCGCGCAGCGCGATTTCGCCGCGGATCATGTGCTGACCTTCCATATGGCCTTGCACTGCGTTTGAGAAAAACGCACCGTCAATGCGATCTGCCGCCACGCCGGAGTCAGCCAAAGCCGCGGCGACAGCTTCGCCCGTCATATCCTTGATGGTCTTGTCCCGAAATTTCCCGAACTGCGTCATCCCGACGCCTACAACGTAAATATCCTGCATTTTGCAGTCTCCTATTCAGTAACCGCGAAACTGCGGTTTGCGTTTTTCAGTGAATGCTGTCAGCCCTTCGAGCATGTCCCACGAGCGCATGTGTGCGCGCAGGTTCAGCATTTCTTCGGACAGGGCGGCGGCTTCGTCGACATTCAAGGACCGGTTCGCGACCGTCTTCATGCGGCGCAACACGGCGGGGCTTTTGTCGGCGATCCGGTCGGTGAAGGTCTGCACGGCGTCGCGCAATTCTGCGTCCGGCACGACCTTGTTCACCAGTCCCCAATCCATCATTTCACGGGCCGAAATATTTTCACCCGAGAACAGCAGGTATTTGGCACGGTTCAACCCGATCCGGCCGGGCAGGATTGCCGCCCCACCTGCGCCGGGGAAGACGCCGAAATTGGAATGGGCATCGCCCATTTGCGCGCTTTCGGCGGCAAAGACCAAATCGCAGGCCATCACCATTTCCAAACCGCCCGCCATCGCCAGCCCGTTCACGGCAGCGATCACTGGCTTGGGGCCATGACGCATCAAACCAAAGGTATGATCGACGAGATCAAGCAGATCCGGCTCGCCGGGTTCATGTTTGGCACCGGCGACTTCTTTGAGGTCTGCACCGGCGCAGAACGCTCGCCCCGATCCGGTCAGGACAATGGCACGCACGCCGTCGTCGGCAATTGCGGCCTCTAACGCGGTGGTCATTTCGCGCAACATCTGTGTCGACATCGCGTTCAACTGCTCGGTGCGCAGGAAGGTGATCCATTCGGTCCGCTCGATGCGTTCCACAGACAGGGTTTTTGGACCTTCAGTCATGTTAAGCTCCTGAAATAAAACGATTTATTTTGCATTTTTGGTTGCTTTCCACACCGGATTGCGCTGCTATGGGGCGGACCCGCACGCGGAAAAAATGATAGTTGGAGATCGATATGAGCACTGCACCCCTGGCCGGCCTGAAAATTCTCAGCCTCGCAGAACAATTTCCCGGACCCTATGCGACAATGTTGTTGTCCGACATGGGCGCCGAGGTCATCATGGTTGAACGCCCGGGCGTCGGCGATCCGGCCCGGCAGTTCCCGCCGCTGTTTCGGGCGCTGAACCGTGGCAAGCGCAGCGTGGCGCTTGATCTGAAATCCGCCGAGGGGTTGGCACAATTTCGCACCCTTGCGGAAACCGCCGATGTCATCGTCGAAGGCTTTCGCCCCGGCAAGCTCGCGGCGCTGGGTGCGGGTTTTGAGGATATGCGCAAGGTCAACCCAAAGCTGGTTTATGTGTCGATATCGGGCTACGGGCAAGACGGGCCGTATCGCGACAGGGCAGGGCATGATCTGAGCTACGAAGGTGTTGGCGGGTTGCTGGCGGATCAGGCCGACGCCGGACAGCCGGGGCAGGTGCCGGGTTTGCCTCTGGCCGATGTTGGCGCGGCGCTGTTCGCGGCCATCGCGATCCTGTCGGCCACTCTGTCGAGCCAACGCACGGGACAGGGACGTTACGTCGATGTCTCCATGTCCGATGCGGTGGTGTCGATGCTCACGGCATTTTTGGTTCCGGCGGCGAATGGCACCCCATTGGGCGAGTTCATCGCCGAGCCGGCTTACGGCGTTTTCACCT
Protein-coding sequences here:
- a CDS encoding enoyl-CoA hydratase/isomerase family protein codes for the protein MTEGPKTLSVERIERTEWITFLRTEQLNAMSTQMLREMTTALEAAIADDGVRAIVLTGSGRAFCAGADLKEVAGAKHEPGEPDLLDLVDHTFGLMRHGPKPVIAAVNGLAMAGGLEMVMACDLVFAAESAQMGDAHSNFGVFPGAGGAAILPGRIGLNRAKYLLFSGENISAREMMDWGLVNKVVPDAELRDAVQTFTDRIADKSPAVLRRMKTVANRSLNVDEAAALSEEMLNLRAHMRSWDMLEGLTAFTEKRKPQFRGY
- a CDS encoding CaiB/BaiF CoA transferase family protein yields the protein MSTAPLAGLKILSLAEQFPGPYATMLLSDMGAEVIMVERPGVGDPARQFPPLFRALNRGKRSVALDLKSAEGLAQFRTLAETADVIVEGFRPGKLAALGAGFEDMRKVNPKLVYVSISGYGQDGPYRDRAGHDLSYEGVGGLLADQADAGQPGQVPGLPLADVGAALFAAIAILSATLSSQRTGQGRYVDVSMSDAVVSMLTAFLVPAANGTPLGEFIAEPAYGVFTCKDGKLMTLSIAHEDWFWKPFCAVIGKPELAGLKGRDRVAQKDALREEIAAVLVSKTRADWGDLFDGAGVPWGPLNSLVETLNDPHVRARQLMRTIAHDGGKTETFLVQPLKFDGFESQISGLPPEIGADNESVFAGGSD